In Carnobacteriaceae bacterium zg-84, the genomic window TTTTGGCAGGCCTTGTTACCGGATTTTTAATCACAACATGCCGTATTCCAAGTTTATTAGCAGGTATTTTAACAATGACAGGATTACTATCCATTAACTTACGTGTGATGGGACGCCCAAATTTAACTCTTTTAGACAAAGACACCATTTTTACACCTGCAACACAACTAACCTTGCCACATCATTACGACACAATTCTTGTCGGCGTATTTGGCGTATCATTATTGATATATCTGATGTTTGTATTTTTTAAAACAGAATTAGGACAAGGTTTAATTGCCACGGGAGATAATCCTAAAATGGCAACATCATTTGGTATTTCAACGAAAAAGATGACACTACTTGGTCTAATGCTATCCAACGGAATTGTGGCACTAGCAGGTGCAATTATTTCACAACACAACGGATACGCCGATGTGAACAGTGGACTAGGTGTTATTGTCATTGCTTTAGCAGCAATTATTATTGGAGAAGTTCTTTTTTCTAAAGTTTCCTTTTTAGAACGTTTAATTTGTACAGTTTATGGTTCTATTATTTATCGTGTCTTATTGGTTGGTGTTTTAAAATTACAAGTCATTGAAGCCAACGACTTTAAACTTGTTTCAGCGATACTCATTGCCTTATTTTTAACAATGCCACATTTACGAAAAAAAGGACAAAAAGGAGGAGTATAGATGTCATTTATTGAAATCAATCATATCGAAAAAACATTTTACTCTAATGCTGGCGATTATAAAGCGTTGCAAGACATTACATTGCATATAGAAGAGGGCGACTTTATCACCGTTGTTGGAGGAAATGGAGCAGGTAAATCAACTTTTTTAAACGCTCTTGCAGGTAGTTTTGACATTGACAAAGGTGACATAAAAATTAACGATACGTCCATTACAACCTTATCTGAATATGAACGTGCAAAATATATCAGTCGTGTATTTCAAAATGCGTTACACGGAACAGCACCACGTATGACGGTTTGCGAAAATATGGCATTGGCATATCGAAAAGATCAAAAAAGACGCTTGAAAAAAGGGATCACACCCGAAGAAAAATCTTTATTTATTGAACAATTAGCATCTTTAGAATTAGGGCTAGAAACACGCCTAAACACCGAAATGGGACTACTGTCGGGAGGACAACGCCAAGCCATAGCCTTACTCATGGCAACATTAAAAAAACCATCTTTATTATTACTAGATGAACATACATCTGCATTAGACCCAAAAATGCAACAAATGGTGATGAAACTCACACAACAAAAAATCAAAGAAAATCACATGACAGCTCTCATGATTACGCACAACATAAACGATGCCTTAACTTATGGAAATCGTTTAATTGTGCTAAAAAATGGGCAAATCATCAAAGACGTTAAACAAGAAGAAAAAAATAAACTCACTGTAACAGATATTTACGCGTTGTATGATTAGAATAAATAAAAAACCGAAGTAACTACACATGATGTTACTTCGGTTTTTATGTTGTTTGTTAAATTTATGTTTTTTAGTATTAAAAAATAGTTTCATTATATTTGAATGCTTGTTTATGAAAAGTGGATGATATACTACAAAGAAAAGAAACGGCATTATAATAGTTACAACGGTTGATAATTTGGAGAGAATACCTAAATGTAATTGTATAGATTGAATATTATAAACAGACTTTCTGCACCAAAAAGTATATAATTTACTGCATAAAATAAATTTAAAAAAAACCTTGAAAAGTCCATTCTTTTTGTATATAATAGTACGGTATTATATTACACTTTGTTCCGATATGCGATAGGGTGCTTGAAAAAGTTTATCGTATAGATGA contains:
- a CDS encoding ATP-binding cassette domain-containing protein; translation: MSFIEINHIEKTFYSNAGDYKALQDITLHIEEGDFITVVGGNGAGKSTFLNALAGSFDIDKGDIKINDTSITTLSEYERAKYISRVFQNALHGTAPRMTVCENMALAYRKDQKRRLKKGITPEEKSLFIEQLASLELGLETRLNTEMGLLSGGQRQAIALLMATLKKPSLLLLDEHTSALDPKMQQMVMKLTQQKIKENHMTALMITHNINDALTYGNRLIVLKNGQIIKDVKQEEKNKLTVTDIYALYD
- a CDS encoding ABC transporter permease, which encodes MDIFISAISQGILWGLLSLGVFISFRILNIADMTTEGTFPLGAAICMTAISRGVSPLLATILAVCGGVLAGLVTGFLITTCRIPSLLAGILTMTGLLSINLRVMGRPNLTLLDKDTIFTPATQLTLPHHYDTILVGVFGVSLLIYLMFVFFKTELGQGLIATGDNPKMATSFGISTKKMTLLGLMLSNGIVALAGAIISQHNGYADVNSGLGVIVIALAAIIIGEVLFSKVSFLERLICTVYGSIIYRVLLVGVLKLQVIEANDFKLVSAILIALFLTMPHLRKKGQKGGV